From the genome of Streptomyces sp. JH34:
CGCCTCCCGGCCCCAGCGCTCCGTGACCTCCTCCTCGTACGCCGTGTGATCGAAGCCGTCGAGCACTTCCTCGGCCATGAGTTCCTCTCCTCTCCCGGTCCTGTGGAGAGTGGTCCGCACCGAGGCGATCTGCCGCCCGATGCGCTCCCGCTCCTGCTCCAGCAGCCGCAGATGAGCCCGGAGAGCCGCCGAGGTGTCCCGCTGCCCTTCGAGTACGTCCTTGATCGCGGGCAGCGAGAGTCCCAGCTCCCTCAGCAGCAGGATGCGCTGGAGACGGACCAGGGCCTCCTGGTCGTAATAGCGGTAGCCGTTGGCGCCCGTGCGGCTCGGCACGAGGAGACCGACGTCTCCGTAGTGCCGGAGGGTCCGGCTCGTGGTGCCGGCCCGCCGGGCGATTTCCTGTATGGACCACTCCATGCCGGAAACGCTAGATCTTTACGCGACGTCAAGGTCAAGCCCGTCACCACCGACCGGGCGACGGCATACGACAGAGGCCCGGATCCTTGGAAGGATCCGGGCCTCTGTCTTCAGTAGCGGGGACAGGATTTGAACCTGCGACCTCTGGGTTATGAGCCCAGCGAGCTACCGAGCTGCTCCACCCCGCGTCGTTGTGAGAACAACTCTACGCCATCCGGGAGGGTGCTCCGACCACGCATGCCCGTCGCGCCCCGCACGCCTCACGTCACCGGGAGTCTCCCGGATGTCTCCGATGGATCAACCCCCTTTCGGGCGAACGGAGTTGAAGGAGATCAGCGCATGATCAGAATTGCTGCCGCACTTCGCGATCCCGCAGCCCGCCCGTACCGGTCCGCATCCCGCCGCTCCGCGATTGCGCGGCCCCCGGAGCGGCGGGACGCTGGAGGGGCAAGCTTTTTCGGTGTCCGGTCCCGTCCGCGGTGCCGGCGTCGGCCGGCGACCCCCTGAGGTGGTGCCGGAGCGGCCGGGCGCACGCGCACTAGGAGACGATCATGGACGGCGCCCTCCTCGAGGCGATGGGAACCGCTCTGCGAGGCCCGGTCATCGGCCCGGACGACCAGGAGTACGGGCAGGCCCGCACGGTGTACAACGCCATGATCGACAAGAAACCGGCGGCCGTCGTCATGTGCCACGACACGGCGGACGTCATGGAGGCCGTGAGGTTCGTCCGCGAGAACGGCCTGGACGTGGCCGTCCGGGGCGGCGGGCACAGCGGCCCCGGGCTCTGCCTCGCCGACGGCGCGGTCACGCTCGACCTCTCCCCCATGCGCGGCGTGCGGGTCGACCCGGCCACCCAGACCGCCCAGGCCGACGGGGGTGCGACGCTGGGCGACTTCGACCACGCCACCCACGCGTTCGGCCTCGCCACTCCGGCGGGCATCATGTCCACGACCGGGATCGGTGGACTCACCCTCGGCGGCGGCCACGGATACCTCACCCGCAAGTACGGCCTCTCGGTGGACAACCTGGTCTCCGCGGACGTGGTCCTGGCCGACGGCACCTTCGTCTCCGCGAACCCGAGCGAGCACTCCGACCTGTTCTGGGCGCTCCGGGGCGGCGGCGGGAACTTCGGTGTCGTCACGTCGTTCGACTTCGAGCTGCACCCCGTGGACACGGTGGGCGTCGCCATCACCCTGTGGCCCCTGGAGCTCTTCCGCGACGTCATCCGGTGGTACCGCGACTTCCTGCCGCAGGCACCGGACGACCTGTACGGCTTCTTCGCGTCGCTCACGGTCCCGCCCGGGCCGCCCTTCCCCGAGGAGATCCACGGCCGGAAGATGTGCGGGGTCATCTGGTCCTCGACGGCGGACCCGGAATCCCTGGGCGAGACCCTCGCCGTCGTGAACGAACCCGGCCCGCCCGCCTTCCACTTCACGGCCCCGATGCCCTACCCGGTCCTGCAGAGCATGTTCGACGCGCTGATGCCGGCCGGTCTCCAGTGGTACTGGCGCGGTGACTTCTTCGACCGGATCACGGACGACGCCGTCGACGTGCACGCCTCCTTCGCGGAGAAGCTCCCCACCGGGCTGTCGACCATGCACCTGTACCCGGTCGACGGTGCGGCGGGCCGTGTCGGCCCCGACGACACCGCCTGGGCCTACCGCGACGCCCACTGGTCGGGCGTCATCGCCGGCATCGACCCCGACCCGGCCAACGCGGCGGCGCTGCGGGAGTGGGCCGTCGGCTACTGGGAGGCGCTGCACCCGCACTCCATGGGCGGCGGCTACGTGAACTTCATCGGCACCGACGAGTCCCAGGACCGGGTCAGGGCCACCTACCGCGGTCATTACGACCGGCTCGCGGAGGCCAAGGGAACGTACGATCCGCACAACCTCTTCCGCGCAAACCAGAACATCGAGCCCGCACCGCCGCACTGACCGTCACGCCGGGCCCGCAATACCGAGGGAAAGCAGTGCTGAGAGGGTTACAGTCTGCGTAGACCGCCGCACAATGATCCGGACGCCCCCGGAGCGGCGCGAACCGGTAGTGGCACTTCGTCGCCGTACCGGTCGGGACCAGCCCGGCATCCAGCGCGGCAG
Proteins encoded in this window:
- a CDS encoding MerR family transcriptional regulator, which codes for MEWSIQEIARRAGTTSRTLRHYGDVGLLVPSRTGANGYRYYDQEALVRLQRILLLRELGLSLPAIKDVLEGQRDTSAALRAHLRLLEQERERIGRQIASVRTTLHRTGRGEELMAEEVLDGFDHTAYEEEVTERWGREAYERSGRWWRGLGEAGRARFQAVHEDIARDYGAARAAGLEPGGEEAQDIARRHCAWLSATAEVTRAYVTGLGETYVADPRFGRNYDRHGDGTAVFVRDALTIYAQRRLSD
- a CDS encoding FAD-binding oxidoreductase, producing MDGALLEAMGTALRGPVIGPDDQEYGQARTVYNAMIDKKPAAVVMCHDTADVMEAVRFVRENGLDVAVRGGGHSGPGLCLADGAVTLDLSPMRGVRVDPATQTAQADGGATLGDFDHATHAFGLATPAGIMSTTGIGGLTLGGGHGYLTRKYGLSVDNLVSADVVLADGTFVSANPSEHSDLFWALRGGGGNFGVVTSFDFELHPVDTVGVAITLWPLELFRDVIRWYRDFLPQAPDDLYGFFASLTVPPGPPFPEEIHGRKMCGVIWSSTADPESLGETLAVVNEPGPPAFHFTAPMPYPVLQSMFDALMPAGLQWYWRGDFFDRITDDAVDVHASFAEKLPTGLSTMHLYPVDGAAGRVGPDDTAWAYRDAHWSGVIAGIDPDPANAAALREWAVGYWEALHPHSMGGGYVNFIGTDESQDRVRATYRGHYDRLAEAKGTYDPHNLFRANQNIEPAPPH